From the genome of Pectobacterium atrosepticum:
TGCTGAATCAGCATCTTCTGGTTCACCCCTTCAACCAAGCGCTCTAGGTCAGAAAAGCGTATCGGGCCCTTGGCCGCAAAGAGTTGACAGATGATGATGATTTTCCACTTTCCCTCCAGTACCCGAAGCGCCTCGGTGGTCGCCGCCGCCCATACCAACCGCTGCTGGGGGTCCTCACAATTCCAGACACGTTCTTTCTTCATACTTACCTTTTAGGGTGTTACCCACTTAATGGTGTGTTCTTGTTACATTAACCTGTACATCCTAATATAACCAGAACAACCAGCTTACCTTAATAACACGAGGCAAAAAACATGGAAATAGGCATTATTGGGACAGGCAACATTGGCGGAACCCTTGCACGCAAGCTTATAGCCGCGGGCCATCAGGTACGCGTTGCGAATTCCAAAGGCATTCATGGCGTTCAGAGCTTTGCCGATGAAATCGGGGCTACGGCAGTGGACGTCTATGGTGCAGTTAAGGGAGCCGACGCTATCATTTTGTCAATCCCACTACCGGCACTGGCATCGCTGCCAAACGGTTTTTTTGATGACCTTCCCGAAACGGTACCGCTAATCGATACCAGTAACTATTACCCAGGCTTACGCGACCCGCTTATTCCCGAAATTGATGACGGTATGACTGAGAGCGTATGGGTGTCGCAACAACTCTCACATCCCGTGATCAAAGCCTTCAACAACATTCTCGCCTGGTCGCTTGCAGAGCTTGGGACGCCAAAAGGTTCGGCATCACGTTTGGCTATTGCCGTAGCGGGCGATAACGCCACGTTAAAACAGATTGTCATGAATTTGGTGGATGACACGGGCTTCGATGCTATCGATGCAGGCTCCCTGGAAGAATCATGGAGGCAGCAACCGTCAACACCAGCCTACTGCTGCGATTACGATGCGGAAACGATGAAGAAAGGCCTGACAGCAGCCGTGAGGGGTGAGGCGGCATCGAAGCGCGATCGCCTACCAGAGTTGTTTGGCAAATTGGGTGCAAATCCTACTCATGAAGATATCGTGGCGATGAATCGCTCGCTTAACCCCTAACGGCTGCTGCCAGCCCGTTCACACCTCGGGTGCAAAGCAGTGCGCCCACTCGCAGCAGTCATCACAGCTTGGGGAACGGCAGATCAGTTCCCCCTCACTGTGCAGACAACGTTGGCGGTAAAAGAATTTCTTCCAACGCATGTTAGTGGCGTTCATCACCACTAAAGAGGGAAAACAGTCTGTCATCAATTCGCGCAGTTCATTGCGGGAATCTAACCCTAAATCCTGCCACAGATGATTAAATCCTAACGAAGCGCTGGCAATAATGTGGTGCATCGGTGCCGCATCACGGGACATATGCTCGTACAGCCAGTCAGCCAGTTGTTCCCGTTCCTCAGTGCGATGCGCCTGTAATTCGTTCAGCAGCGCATAGCGCTGCTCACGTTCAGGGCAATGTGCAGACGGCACGGCGTCCATACGTTCAAGGAGACGCTGCCACTCCGATAGCGACAATCCCATATGTTGCGCAAAACAGGCAGAACCTCTCTCATATTGCGCCAATAAGCGCCGTAGCCAGCGTTGCGCCTGTGGCATCACGCCGCTCCCTTATCCTTTTGCTCATTCAACCGTTCTCCCCGTCGCTGTTGCCACCAGGCTGTCAGCACTTCAGTGACATTTTGCCAGGCACCCTCAATGCAGGGTTGGATCCCTTGTTGTTCCAGCTTATTCCATGGTTCGAAGCCAATGCGGGCACAAAATACAGCATCAACATCCGCCAAAAGCGCCAGCAGTGCGCCCAAGCGCTCAGTATTTTCCTCCGGTGGGCACGCCCCTTCACCGTGGCAATATTTAGGGGTAAAACGCTCGTTAACTAGTACCACACCGGCAGGTGACAGGCTGTAGATCTGGAAACGTTCGGCGTGGCCAAAATGCAGGTCAATTACCTCACCGTGCGAAGAAGCCACGGCGACCAGACAGGCTTCCGGCTCCTCAGATTCTCCCTGTGATGCGATGCTGGCGTGCAATTGAGCACGCTGATGTAGCAGGGGCAAATACGGCTGTGGTTTTTCTGGCAGTGCAGATAAAGGGAATTGCTGGCTGCGATCATCGCCTAGCATGCCGATAGCATCCGCGCGACATTGTTGGCAATGCGACATTTGCGGCATCACCTGACCGCACTCTGCCCGCACGCGCGTCATGCATTCAGCATCCGGTTCCCTTTGCCCCTCAAGGCCAAATACCGTGCCGTGTTCTGGTCGGGCGATCAGCGGCATAATATTGTGCAGAAATGCGCCCCAACTGCGTGCTTTTTCACTCACTGCCCTCATCGATGCCTCGTTAATGTCAGGGATCAACACGGAATTGATCTTGACCAGCACGCCATGTTCCGTCAGGCGGCGAATGCCCTCTTCTTGCTTCGCAAGCAGGATTCTGCCCGCCTCCAACCCGGTGTAACGTTCTCCCTCCAGCCATAGCCAGGCATAAATACGAGCAGCGACCGCAGGGTCTAACGTATTCAGCGTCACCGTAACGTGATCCACACCGATATCCAGCAATGGCACCACGGCCTCAGGCAACATCAGTCCATTGGTGGAAAGGCATAGCTTCACATCCGGCATTTGCTCACGCAGCAACCGCAATGTGCTAAAAGTCCGTTTCATGTTTGCCAGCGGATCGCCCGGCCCGGCGATCCCCACGACGGAAAGCTGAGGAATAGCGGCGGCAACCTGCCGTGCTTGTGCCACCGCCTGTTCTGGCGTTAACAACGTCGATACCACGCCGGGACGGGATTCATTACTGCAATCGTATTTACGGTTGCAGTAATTACATTGCACATTACATGCAGGCGCGACCGCGAGATGCATACGGGCAAAACGGTGATGACCGCTCACCGAATAGCAGGGATGGTGTGCAGCTTTGCTGGCCTGCAACGGGGTAATCCCATCAGCCAGCGTTGATCGGCAGCCTACCGTGCCGGATGCGGAGGAACAAGATGCCATAATAGTGCCTACGGTTGCGGAGTCATAGGCAGAGAGGTGCAAAGGCCGTACCGTTTAGCGTGACTATTAAAATCAATGTAAAACATGAAGATACAGAATGTCTACGTCATCGAATTTGTCAGGATTGCAGCAGTAGGCCGACAATGTGGCATATGCCACAATCCTGTCTCATCGGAATCACAGACGATGCATATTGATATCCATCGTCTGAATGCGATAAGCCACCTGGCGCGGTGTCATACCTAACAAGCGCGCCGCCTTGGCCTGCACCCAACCGGTTTTCTCCAGTGCGGCAATCACCCGCTGCCGTTCATCAAGAGACGGATCGCACCAGCCTTCATCCGGCACAGGTAAGATGTTGGTCGCTTTTGGCGCTACCTCACGATGGTTAAACATAATCACATCGCGATCAATCAATCCGCTTTCTGACATCACGGCGGAACGTTCCAGACAATTCTCCAACTCACGCACGTTGCCCGGCCAGCTATAGCCCATGAGTAAGCGGATGGCTCCATCGCTTATCCGCAAGGGGCGTCCCTGATGTTGGCCGATTTTCTGCACCAGAAAATCGGCCAGTTCGGCAATGTCCTCTTGCCGTTCACGCAGAGGAGGAAGCGCAAGCGGCATAACATTCAGACGATAATAGAGATCCTCACGGAAATGGCCGGCCCTCACCTCTTCTTCCAGATTACGGTTAGTCGCCGCAATGATACGGACATCCACCCGAATGGTTTCATCGCCGCCAACGCGTTCCATCTCCCCTTCTTGCAAAATCCTCAGTAACTTGGCCTGAAACGAGGCGCTGCTTTCACCGATCTCATCAAGAAACAGCGTGCCACCATCGGCTAACTCGAAGCGTCCTTTACGTTGCCGCACGGCACCGGTAAAGGCCCCTTTCTCATGACCGAACAATTCGCTTTCTAACAGATTATCCGGCAGCGCAGCGCAGTTGAATTTGACGAATGGGGCGGCTGCACGCGGTGAATGATAATGGATAGCATTGGCTACCAGCTCCTTACCTGTGCCGCTTTCCCCCTGAACCAGCACCGTGGTATCCCAGCGTGAAACCTGACGGATAATCTCCATGGTTTGCCGCATTGCCTGACTCTTTCCCACCATATTGTCGAAACGGTAGGAACGCGGCGGCGTGACGCAGGTTCTCGCGCGTACGGTGGTCACCGCAGGTTCTGGCACTGACCTCGGGCGGGCGGGCTGCATCAGACGCACCGTTTGCGCCACCAGATTGGCCACGGTTTCCAGAAAGCGCGTACACGCGGGCAAGCGCTCTTCGTAGCGAGCCATCGGCTGTGCAGCCAACACGCCAATTGGCTGAGATTCAATGCCAAACAGCGGCACCGCGATAAACGGCAGGTTGTAGTCGTACAGGCCCAGTTTATCGAGAAAGCGTTGATCGTCAGCCACCCGAGGCAGAACCAGCGGTTGATGCTGTGCTAATACCGTCCCTACCAATCCTTCACCGGGGCGGTAGCGAACATGAGTCCCGCTGGCGATCAGTTTTTCATCAGCTTCATGCAGCGCCTCCACCGCCATCACCCCATTCTGTTTGTCATACAGACAAACCATACCGTGTTGCATGAATGCATCATCGTGCAGCACGCGTAACACCGCCTGCAGTGCTTCGCGAACCTCTGTCGCTCGGCTCAATGCTGCGCTAATACGCTGTATGGCGGTAAACTGCTGAGAAAGATCGAACCGCCAAGTCAGGTTGCTTGTTTCAGGAGCCTGCGTCATTTTGCACCTCCAGCCAGAGAGGGTGAGAGAGGAAAGCGCAGGATAAGGCAGGTACCGCCTTGTGCATGCGCCGACAGGTCGATGGCACCCTGATGATCGGCCACCAGCGTCTGAATCAGGCGAAGTTCCATTCCCTTGCCCGGTGAACTCAACGTGGCGGGGGCGGGAGCAAAACGGACCTGCGTCATCGGTACGTTGTCTTCCAGATAGAGCGACAGCCAACCACGCTCTTCGCGAGCATAAATCTGGATTGATAGTTGAAAAGGTGCAATTTCTGCCGCCAGCGCCAGCGTGCGGTCCAGCCATAGGCTAAGGCACGCCAGCACCTGCGTTCGTTGGCCAAAAACCGTCAACTGCGGCGACTGCAATTCATACTGCAAGCGATCTTCACTATTCAGGCGCGACTGGTATAACGACGTCAGATCGTCCAGCAGGGATTTTATCGACCACTCATCCTCGGGTTCGAATGCCAGAGAAGGACGGCACGCCTGTAACCGCGCCATCGCTTCCTCCCCCTCACGCCATGCGGACTCCAATGCGACGTTACTATGATCTTCACCGTTTAAACGCCGTGCAGCGGCCAGCATGTTGAGCGGACAGTTCAGTTGCACCATGGCAGCACCCAGCGATTCACGGATTGCCGCCAGCAATATGCCATTAGCAATTTGCTGCTTCAGACGATCGAGTCGCCCCTGCTGTTGCTGCTGTTGTTGCTCCGTACAATCGGTAATCACAACGACGGTGCGCGGCAACGCACTGTCCGTGAAGTAACGGCTGGCTTCTTCATTGACGCCGGGTAATGCCCACATTCCCAGCATCAGCCAACGAACCGAGCCGCGAACCATCACGGGCAACGGTTTTCCCTCTCGCAACACGTTCTTATTTTTGCCATATTCCAGTACTGACAAGAGTTCTTTGCCACCACAGTCGGCACACAGCGTTTTATAGGCCAGGTTATCCATAATGACGCGGTCGTTATCATCAACCACCACCACCGCCGCAGGAATGTTATTCAGCACAGCAGTCATAAGCGTCATATGGTTACGCAACCGCTGTTCAAGGGCATAACTGGCGCTAATGTCTTTATGCATCGCCAGATAATGTTCCAGCTCCCCCTGCGCATTAACGATCGGCGTGATATCAATATCAGCCAGATAGAGGGAGCCATCCCGTCGGCGATTAATCAACTGTCCTCGCCAAGCAGCTCCCTGTAATAAGGTCTGCCACATATCGCTGTAGACCTCTCCGGGCGTTTGCTGACTGGCGAGAATACGGTGATTTTGGCCGAGTAATTGAGACAGAGGAAAACCCGTCAGACGGCAAAATGCCGGATTGGTGTACACAATACGCGCCTGTGGATCGGTCACAGAGATCGCCACTGACGATTGCTCCACCACAGTAGAGAACAACGCCGGATGCTGGCGCGATAAATGACTGACAATCTCCCCCTGCGGAAGAGACTCCATTATCAGGTTTATGGTCATGGCCTACCCTTACAACATCAGATGCCGTCATGTCAGGTTCGCAACAATTTGTGCCACGAACCGACACCCTTCTCCGGTCGACTACCGGCATCAATAACCATGCAAACACTACGCCCTTTATTCATTAACTAACCTAAAGATTGATCGCACCCCCTGTTTTAACGTTAAACCACGTAAAATCCTTACTGTATCAGGTAAACACCCTATCTTCTGGCCTGGCTAGCCTCCTCAATAAGTGCATCAATAGTGCAGCCTTGCGCTAAAAACGTGCAAAATATCGCCAGCACACTGAATGCCAAATTTGGCATGATATTCGCACCTCACTGTACAGATACCTGCTGCCTCCGGCGGCGATCCTTCTCAATATCAGTCAGGAGTGAACTATGGCGAACATTGGTATTTTCTTTGGCACCGATACGGGAAAAACCCGCAAGATCGCCAAAATGATCCATCAAAAATTGGGCGACACGGCGGATTCGCCGGTCAATATCAACCGCACTTCTCTGGACAGTTTTCTCTCTTATTCGGTTCTGCTGCTCGGCACGCCGACGCTGGGTGAAGGCCAGTTACCGGGGATGAATGCGGGATGTGAGAACGAGTCATGGCAAGAGTTTATCGCTGAATTGCCTGATGAAGCGCTGGCTGACAAGACGGTCGCCTTGTTCGGATTAGGCGATCAGCAAGGCTATCCTGATAATTTTGTCAGCGGGATGAAAACCTTATATGACGTGGTTACCGCCTGCGGTGCCAAGGTCATCGGTGCCTGGCCGAATGCTGGTTATGATTTCAACACTTCAGCCGCCTTGGTGGATGACCAGTTTGTCGGATTGGTACTGGATCAGGATAACCAGTACGATCTCACGGATGAGCGCCTCGATAGCTGGTTGGAAACACTCAAGCCCGCTATCGGCTGATCCGCTAGAAGGTGGAGGCCTCAGGCACTCCACCTGAGTTTGCTGACAAAGTACGCTGAGCGGTGATAATGGGTAGATCGTAAAGACGCTGCAAGTACGTCCCTGTAAGCTCGGATTGCGCCATCCATGGCGCAAACGCTTTACTCTTCTATCCCATTACCCCCGTTCTCGTTCCGTAAACAGGTTTGTCAACGGTCTGAGGTAGAAGCCTAATGCTCTCTATCTTTTTATTTCTACCCACGGCCCGGCACCAGTTGGACTAACCATTGGCGTTGCTGTTCTTTCTGACGTTGCAGCAACAGGTGATCATAGGCTTTTGCCAACGCGTCTTCCTGCGCCATCGGCGTTTCTGGGCGGATCGCTTCACATAACAGCAGGTGCCATCCTATATCGGTCTCGATGATGGCACTTAACTCCCCTTCGTGTAGCGTAAATAGCGCCTGATCCAGTGACGTAAACAACAGCCCGCGACTCACCCATCCCAGCAATCCACCTTCCAACGCCGTCGGACACTGGGAATGACGTTCGGCCAACGTCGCAAACGCGGCGGTGTCCGATTGTAGCTGGCGACGCAGCGCAAGAAGCTGCCTGCTAATGGCCTCAGAATCGTCTTCCCCCGTGGTCAGCAGGAGATGCCGGGTCAAACGCTGTTCTGGGCGACAAAAGCGTGCAGCATGACGCCGATACCACTGTTCGACCTCTGCTGATGTCGGCACTGCTACCTGCTCAGAAATACTCGCTAGCTGTCCCGCCATCAGCACATGGTGCTGGATCACCGCCGTACGATCGGAGGCAGAGAATCCAGACTGCCGTAAATCAGGTTCCAGCTCCTGTGTTACTGCCTGCACAAGATCTGGCGTCACTGTCGATAGGCTATTTTGTGCCGCTTCCACCACAGCTTGTTCCAGCAGCAACTGGCGAGCCAATTGCTGCTGGAGAAGCCGCTGGCGATCCACCGGCAATTGCGTCGCTGTGGTGTTCCACATTTTTTGCGCCAGACGCCATTCACTAAACCGCTGCCAAGCCAACATCAGCGATCCTCCTCCGCCAGTTCCAAAACACTGGCAGGGACCTGAAACCAGCGTTCTCCGAACATCACCGTATAGCAATCCCCCTGATCTCCTTGACCAGTAGCGAAAATTTGCCCGCGCTGACCAATGTCCACCACCAGTTCGCCGTTGATGGAAAGCGTTTGCCTGCTATGAACGCCATCACCGTACTGAAAGATGCCAGCATTCCACGGTATTTCCGCCGCGATCAGCTCCTGTTCGCGGCACCCCACAACGCGATCGCTATCAAGGAAATGCACCTGATAGATCAGTTGGTCCTGAAGAAAAACGCCCCATTCACGCACATATCCTACCGTGCCGCGCCGTACCAGCAGTTCACCTCGTTTCATTCCTGCCATGGTGCCGTCGTTACGCAACGAACGCACGACGCGCACCGCATCGCCAAATGCAAAGCGCGGTATCATGGTGTGATCTCCGGTTGGTAGCAGCGATAACTTTCTGCCAATAGCCGACGCGCCAACTGCCAGTCAGCATCTTGCACTGCCTCCAGCGCGTTACGCAGTGGCACCGCCGCACGCAAACGACGGTGAAAATCACTCAACACCGATAAACTACAAATTTGCAGGGCGTGGGGGTCGTATGGCACAGCAAAAAAATCAAAAAAGGCCTCGGCACTCTCCAGCTCATCAACGCCGGGTAACTGGTAGAACCATTCCATCGTTTGCCCTCCCCATCACCGCATCACTGCCACACAGTTCGCGATACATCTCCAGCAATTCATAATCCAGAGGATTACGCTTCCAGTTTTCCGCAAAAGCGCGGACGCTGCGCAACAGCGCTTCCGTCTCACTCGCCTGCGGCTGAAAACCTAAACGGGCGAAAATCCCCGCCACCGCTTGCCGTCCCGAATGCTTACCTAGAACCAAACAGAACTCACGCCCCATGAGCGCCGGGTCGATGCCCTGATAACTGCGGCTGTCGTTTAGCAAAGCTGCGACATGCACGCCGGATTCGTGAGTAAATACCTGCTCCCCCACCAGCGGCTGCTGCTTGTCGATGGTGCGCTGTGCCGCGCTTGCCACCAGTTGGCACAGCGCGGGCAAACGAGCGAAGTGGATGCCACTGTCACGATCGAGACAGCGTTCCAGCGCTAACGCCACGGTTTCCAATGCAGCATTACCTGCCCGTTCCCCCAGACCCAACACCGTGGTATTAACATGGGAAACGCCAGCCTCTATCGCTGCCAGCGTATTGGCCGTAGCCAGCCCAAGATCGTTATGCGCATGCATTTCAATCTCACCGCCCCAGTTTTGCCGCAAGGTACTGATACGGGCGAAGGTGGAGAACGGGTCAAGCACGCCCAGCGTATCCGCAAAGCGCAGCCGTTCAGCCCCTGCTGCATCGGCAGCAATCGCTATCTGACGCAAGGTGTCATCGCTAGCGCGCGATGCATCTTCACAGCCGACACACACACGTAACCCTTGCTGACGAGCCTGAGCAATCAGCGAGGAAAGCTGTGCCAATAAGACGTTAAGCGGCTGACGCAGCTTCTGTTCGCGCAATCGATCCGATGCAGGAACCGAGATATCCACCCAATTCATGCCCAGATCGGCACTTTGCCGGATTTCCAGCGCATTCATCCGGCACCAGGTCATCAGCACCGTGTCCGGCAGGCGGCGGCGAATAACCGCAATACGCGCCCGTTCATCGTCTCCCATCGCCGGGGTGCCCACTTCCAACGCGGTCACCCCAGCATCAACTAATGCCTCGGCAATCGCCAGTTTTTCGCTGGCGCGAAACGCTACGCCGGGGCTCTGCTCACCATCACGCAGCGTAGTGTCATTGATAATGATATCCGCCATGCCGTTCCCCTTATCAGCCATAGGTCGGCATAAACTCGCCGCCGGATACCGTCTGAGGCTTACCTTGCTGCCAATAAGGTGACAGGGTGCGCAGCCGTTCAATAATCGGCGGTAGTGCCGTAATCACCTGATCGATCTCTTTCTCGCGGGTGTAGCGCGATAGCGAAAAACGAATGCTGCCGTGAGCGGCCGTATAGGGAATATTCATGGCGCGCATCACGTGGGAGGGTTCGAGCGAGCCAGATGTGCAGGCGCTGCCGCTGGAGGCGGCAATACCGACATGATTGAGCAGCAGCAGAATGGCTTCTCCTTCAATAAACTCGAAGGCAATATTGAGCGTATTGGGCGTGCGCGGTTGCCCCTCGCCCATCACGATTACGCTGGGAATCACCTGCGCCAGCCCCTTTTGTAAACGGTCACGCAGGGGTTCCACCGCCGCACTCATCATCGGTAGATGCACGTCCGCCAATTCACAGGCACTGCCCATGCCGACAATACCCGCAATATTCTCAGTGCCGGCACGGCGTCCACGCTCTTGATGCCCCCCGCGCAGCAGCGGGCGAAACCGAGTAGAGCGGCGTAGGTAGAGGCATCCGACCCCTTTCGGGCCATGAATTTTGTGCGCAGAGCAAGACAACATGTCGATGTCACAGCTCGATAATACAATGGGGATTTTCCCGACCGCCTGTACCGCGTCACAGTGAAACAACGCCCCCTGTTCATGAGCCAGTGATGCCATTTCACGCACCGGAAACAACACGCCGGTTTCGTTATTCGCCCACATCATCGTCACCAGCGCGACACGGTCACTCAGCAGGGCGCGGTATTGCGCCATATCCAGTTCGCCCTGCGCAGAAACACCAATCTGATGGATGGTATAACCTTGCCGGGCAAGGTGCTCACAGACTTCCAGAGTGGCGGGATGCTCTACGGCACTGATGATGATCTCACGCCGTTCCGGTGCCAACGCCACAGCGGAATGAATGGCGGTGGACGTTGCTTCGGTGGCACATGATGTGAAGATGATTTCGCTGTCATAGCGCGCGCCTAGCAGGCTGGCAACCTGCTGGCGCGCTTTCTCCAGCGCACCCCGACAGGGCGTGCCGAAATCATGAATCGACGACGGATTACCGTAATAATCGGTCAGGAATGGCATCATGGCTTCCAGCACCATCGGATCGAGACGGGTGGTGGCATTGTTATCGAGATAAATGTTTTTCATGTGCGCTGCCTCGCTGAACAGTTAATAAGCTCACGCGGCCTGTGCCGCAACCACTTCCATATAGCGCCCCGTGCGCTCAACCAGCTTTTGTTGCAGCCAAGCGAGCGTCATGTCGGTCATCATGCATCCCTGGCAACTGCCCGACAGGCTGACCGTCACCTGATGATCGCTGACGTTGAGTAGCGCCATGTCACCGCCATCGGCCTGAATATACGGGCGCAGTTCCGCCACCACGTCAGCGACCAGTCGCCACGCGGAAGTCTCCACCTCCGGCACCTTGAATTTTTCAGGCAGCGCTGCCTGTTCTTCGATAATTTCCGCTAATGCCAGCTCGATCTTTTCATGGCACGCCGTGCAACCGCCGCCCGCTTTGGTGTAGTTGATTACTTCTTCCAAGGTGGTCAAGCCATTGGCCACCACCGCACGACGGATCTGGCCTTCATCCACGGCGAAGCATTTGCAAATCAGCGCCCCTTCCTCATGGTCATCCTCCAGCGTCTCACCACGGTAATTGGCGATAGCCGCACGTAGCGCTTCCTGCCCCATCACAGAACAGTGCATTTTTTCTGGCGGCAGCCCATCGAGATAATCTGCGATTTGCTGATTGGTGACCTGCTCCGCCTCATGCAGAGTGCGGCCAATAATCAACTCAGTCAGCGCCGAGGAGGAAGCAATCGCGCTCCCACAGCCGAAGGTTTGAAAACCGGCCTCCTGAATCGTTTCCGTGCCCGGATCCACACGCAGCATTAAGCGTAAGGCATCACCGCAACTGAGCGAACCGACATCACCAACGGCATTCGCCTGTTCCACCACGCGGGCGTTACGCGGGTTAAAAAAATGGTCTTTTACTTTCTCGGAATAGTTCCACATGCTCTCAGCTCCCTACGATGCAGATAAGCAGAACCCTAAGGCTCCGGCCCCCGCATAGGCGTTATGGACGGGTTAGCTCAAAACAAGCAAATGTGATGCCATTCACAAAAATACATTGCAATCAATGTGATGGGGAAATTCGCCATAAAAAAAACCGCGATGAATGTCGCGGTTTATGTCGGTTTTGTCGTACAGACGACATTGTTGCGGGTTATGCCGTAATGATTCAGGAGGCGTCATCTTCCTCACGCCATTCGGTTTCCACCATCAGTTGCTGGAAGCGATCCGGATCCCGTTGGCGACGTCGGGTAGCCTGTTCACTATCCACCCAACATTGTTGGATTTGCTGCAATAGCTGTGCAATGGAAGTCGCCTCTGGTACGCGGATGGCGCGAACGCCGACCTGCAACAATTGACGGAAGACCGTCTCGCCAATCGCCACACAATAAAGGGTGACACACTCTTCCAATGCACTGATACGGCTGGCGAGTTTGTCTTCGCCATGCCCGTATTCCACGTTAAAATCCACCACCTTCAGCAGCCTGACTTCATGTTGTTTGACGCCATAAACCACCAGACGTGGCGTCGCGCCAAAATGCTGGTCCACATGGTGGTAATCTGAGCTGGCGAAAGCGACTTGCATCGACCACACCGCCGAACTGATGGTGCTGAGATTGCGGTTAACATGCTGCATGTTCCACCCCCTGACGCCTCACTGCCGGAAATTGCTGCCGCAGTGGCGAGTGATAAGCGGGCACCGGATGATGTTCATTCAGCAACCGATTCGCCAATTCGAACAGCGTATCGCGCATGCCCGCATATCCTTGGCGCACACGACGAAATTCGCCAAGACGGTCATATATGGGAAACCCAGCACGAA
Proteins encoded in this window:
- a CDS encoding nitrogen fixation protein NifZ, which produces MIPRFAFGDAVRVVRSLRNDGTMAGMKRGELLVRRGTVGYVREWGVFLQDQLIYQVHFLDSDRVVGCREQELIAAEIPWNAGIFQYGDGVHSRQTLSINGELVVDIGQRGQIFATGQGDQGDCYTVMFGERWFQVPASVLELAEEDR
- a CDS encoding nitrogen fixation protein NifW; amino-acid sequence: MEWFYQLPGVDELESAEAFFDFFAVPYDPHALQICSLSVLSDFHRRLRAAVPLRNALEAVQDADWQLARRLLAESYRCYQPEITP
- the nifV gene encoding homocitrate synthase, which produces MADIIINDTTLRDGEQSPGVAFRASEKLAIAEALVDAGVTALEVGTPAMGDDERARIAVIRRRLPDTVLMTWCRMNALEIRQSADLGMNWVDISVPASDRLREQKLRQPLNVLLAQLSSLIAQARQQGLRVCVGCEDASRASDDTLRQIAIAADAAGAERLRFADTLGVLDPFSTFARISTLRQNWGGEIEMHAHNDLGLATANTLAAIEAGVSHVNTTVLGLGERAGNAALETVALALERCLDRDSGIHFARLPALCQLVASAAQRTIDKQQPLVGEQVFTHESGVHVAALLNDSRSYQGIDPALMGREFCLVLGKHSGRQAVAGIFARLGFQPQASETEALLRSVRAFAENWKRNPLDYELLEMYRELCGSDAVMGRANDGMVLPVTRR
- the nifS gene encoding cysteine desulfurase NifS — encoded protein: MKNIYLDNNATTRLDPMVLEAMMPFLTDYYGNPSSIHDFGTPCRGALEKARQQVASLLGARYDSEIIFTSCATEATSTAIHSAVALAPERREIIISAVEHPATLEVCEHLARQGYTIHQIGVSAQGELDMAQYRALLSDRVALVTMMWANNETGVLFPVREMASLAHEQGALFHCDAVQAVGKIPIVLSSCDIDMLSCSAHKIHGPKGVGCLYLRRSTRFRPLLRGGHQERGRRAGTENIAGIVGMGSACELADVHLPMMSAAVEPLRDRLQKGLAQVIPSVIVMGEGQPRTPNTLNIAFEFIEGEAILLLLNHVGIAASSGSACTSGSLEPSHVMRAMNIPYTAAHGSIRFSLSRYTREKEIDQVITALPPIIERLRTLSPYWQQGKPQTVSGGEFMPTYG
- the nifU gene encoding Fe-S cluster assembly protein NifU codes for the protein MWNYSEKVKDHFFNPRNARVVEQANAVGDVGSLSCGDALRLMLRVDPGTETIQEAGFQTFGCGSAIASSSALTELIIGRTLHEAEQVTNQQIADYLDGLPPEKMHCSVMGQEALRAAIANYRGETLEDDHEEGALICKCFAVDEGQIRRAVVANGLTTLEEVINYTKAGGGCTACHEKIELALAEIIEEQAALPEKFKVPEVETSAWRLVADVVAELRPYIQADGGDMALLNVSDHQVTVSLSGSCQGCMMTDMTLAWLQQKLVERTGRYMEVVAAQAA
- a CDS encoding nitrogen fixation protein NifX encodes the protein MQHVNRNLSTISSAVWSMQVAFASSDYHHVDQHFGATPRLVVYGVKQHEVRLLKVVDFNVEYGHGEDKLASRISALEECVTLYCVAIGETVFRQLLQVGVRAIRVPEATSIAQLLQQIQQCWVDSEQATRRRQRDPDRFQQLMVETEWREEDDAS